DNA from Pomacea canaliculata isolate SZHN2017 linkage group LG9, ASM307304v1, whole genome shotgun sequence:
gGTATTGTACCACAGTATATCATTATGATAGGAGCTTGAAATGTGGACTAAAGCTGATTTTCccatgtagaaaaaaaaaggcaagaagaaGGCAAACAACAACTTTCTAGACCCTAACAAGTGAAGAGAGCTATTATAAATGGTTACTAAACACTTGCTATGTAAGATATACTTCTTTCTAGGAGGGAAGAAATTCAAGCAGAACTTGTATGAGTGAAAAGATGGTGTAAGGGCTTGTCGTATGATATTTAAATACAATGTGTGAGATTGGATTTTGTTAAAATGCAAGTGGCTGAGTTCATATACCCTGATATAATGCATTTGCAGTTATTTATATGAGGCATAGATATTCAGTAATAAATTctattataattttatgttaacATACACTGCAAGAGCTTTAATAGGTATTTGTAGCTAAGCAATGCAATACCTAGTTTCTTTGTCAAGTCAAATATACAAGCACattaaaagtaatatattaTAGATCCTTCAATCCCTCATCCCAGAAGCAACAATGGacaaattttatatatacatacttaaACGTGAAAACATACTTCCtatatatatcttctttctgtgtgtgtgtgtgtggctgcctGCTTTAATGTGTTCCTAAATCAAATATAGTACTTCGTTTaagtatatattttaatgtattttacagAGCTAGTGTATAATGATCAGAGCTCGGCcgagggaggggggggggattggtgttttacgccgtgtcagcaactaaggctatattacggcaagcagccagccctgtaaacagagcCTTAATCGAGGGAATGTAGcttatatagatatacacacacatccctgACATTAGATAAAAACTGCGTGTAGTTTCCATTAACCTTTGCATTATAATACAGTGCATAGGTAAGTTTCAAACCGAAGGATTGTAATTGTCAGTAGTTCTCCATCAAAAGCGTCATCTGTTGCTAATGAAGCTTTGCAATGGCGGATGACAGGCAGTCCATTTAAAACCCTATCGGCGATGGGTTTTCAAGTTACATAAAGGCAGAATAATCTTCTTACCTGAAAGTAAAGGATACATCTCTTCTGCCTCGCGGCAGTGACGAACCACTTTGGTCGCCACTGGTCGAAGAAACTGTAAACAAGGACACAGTATCAGACCACAATATTGCGGCGACCATTTTGTGACGTTAGGTCACGTGAAAGAAACGACCAGTGAAATGCATGTTTGTTGGGTTGAAATTGAGGTGTGGACACAcgatttaataaattttgtcacaaaatgaaacaaatctgTATTGTTCCACGATAAtttggcattttttaaaatcgcAATTCTAACTGTCTGGATGATAGTCAATGATGAAAATCGAAAGTTGAACTCACATTTTACCTGACCTCTATCCATATTTTTCTCACTCCCTCTGACACATACCGGAAAAGTTAAATTTTTTCCAAACCAGGTTTTGTCCTGTTGGCGGTTGAGCCACGGACCTAAATAAACGAAGATCCGTGGGTGTGATAGTTTTCCTGCTAACAACTGAAGGTAGAGAGTGTGTATAAGTGTCTGGtctctttaaaatttttttttctatggacaGCTTTTTGCTGTCTCACATTCTCAAAGCATGCTACCTGTTTATTATCATAGTTTAGTTCGCCTGCAATGCTTCCTACTCAGTGTGGAAGGTGATGTAGCCACAAATTAAGTTCGTGATGTAGTGTGGAAGTTGATCATATTTGATGCTTGTTATCATCATCCATGCCACAATAGCACAATTAATTGTTGAAATACTCTATATTTGTAATTATAGTATTTGTAATGATGGTTTAATACCTATGGTATTAACTATGGAAACGAGGCAGCGCCTGGCAGGCTGTTTGCTTTGTTCTCCAgtgattttgttgctttcttgtgCAACGTCTTTGCTCTTCCATATCCTTAGACATCCTTAGCTTGTCACTCATCGCAGTATCGGATTAACTTCCAGTTTCCGATCGTCAGTACtggagaatgtgtgtgtgcgcgagagatGAAgcacatgacacatgacacacttCACAAGCTTCCTTGCCCAAGGCTCTGTCAGCTATAATTAATGAAGAGAATTACATTCTTGACGGACCATACATAGCTTCGCTTGTTCTGTTGAATTTATGTTCACATACTTAAGTcttctgtgtccttttttgtgataacatagcaaaaaaaaaaaaaaaaaacagtttgcgAAGGCGACCTGCTATTCATGACATTgttgataaatttttttgttctaaagGCCATCAAGTATGACTGAGATTTGAACAGTTCTGAAGCTTCTTCTCTTTTAGCTTTGATTCTGATTactatttaaacaattttaaaagataaaccCTATACAGAACAAGGTAATTTTTCAAggcttaattttaaataaagttatgaGGGTTGGTCATGAAGTACATTTTCATATAGTAATCACTGAATATAATAGCTGGTAAAATTTAGTGTCTTAGTCATCAGGGGCAGAGCAGGAATCTGTCAGAGCAAATGTATGTCAGGTGCTACTGTACATAGTTGCATACTTCACGTTAGACATCATCTGATAATTAGTTTGTTACAGAATGACCCTGCCATGGGCATCTGTTTTTAGCCTTACTCATACAGTTTTGTTTCCCAGTAAAGGACTTAGTAATTTCACACATGCACAGCGGTCTCAGAAGGTGCAGAGAGCACATCTCATGTGAACTGTAATTGGAAGGTAAGATGTGAGTTCATGTTTGTTAAGCATTTGCAGGCAATGTGCACAAATGGGAGAGGCAGATGATGTAAGAATTTTGATTGCTTTTCAGTTTATTGCTctgtgtacaaaatatttaacatgtatgcctgtttttttttcttttgtacagaTATTAATGCAAAGATGACAGAGCTGGCCTGTGAAAGCCTGTCTCAGCAGCTAATGGAGACGATACAGAGGAAGTCAAGTGACTGGATGTCACTcttacctgaacatgtgcttgATCGTCCTCTGACGCAAGTGGCCATACCAGGTGCATATATAAATGCTGCTAACTTCATAAGAACAGTAGCCATTTATTACACTGGATTTATTAGgcgaacagtggaaagggagataaaaggaaagggctggacatggggtcacctaaagcgggtttcagccgatcgacattagtggcggactctggtcgaggccttatgtgcaacctgatgcacgaagaggacaAGAAGAAGAGAATTGAAAACATATTATCGATATGGTTGGTGGAACCATGACACTCAAGAAAAGTATATAAGGCAGTATATAAGAGAGGTTTTTGAGTACAGATGTATTCTTTTTATAGCATGCAGTGAAGAGAAAGTAAGAAGACTCAAACCTACTGGTGAATGCTATGAAGCTTTTAATATACAACTGTTTATAGCTTGCTCCGAATAGACTGTTAGTTTAGGATTAGGTGAGGAACAGATATTAAGATCAGCATTACTATCTTCGTAGTATTATAGttatcatgtaatgtctgtactttgttttttaattataattactgACCTTTTAGTACATAATTAACTGATATCACCAGTACACTAAACTTTTGACGCCTGTTACTATctcagaaaattgttttgctttgcagaggatgttttcaataataaatttgtaatttctgtttgtttgtacaGGCTCTCATGActcatttgctttttatttggaTGAAAAATCTCCAGTTGCCATGGACATGCCCCGCCCAGTGAGATTATTTGCCGACAGTTTTTGCTGCCTAGGAAAGCGAGTCACTTGTGATTGGTCACTTACACAGTCACTGGATGTCCTGCAGCAGCTTCAGGCTGGAATCAGATACTTTGACATTCGGACATGTGTGAAGCCTGGATCATCTGGAGAGTTCTTTGTTCTGCATGGCTTGTATGGGCATCGAATCCGAAATCTTCTCCTTTCTGTCCTATCTTTTCTGTATGTGCATCCAAAGGAAGTTGTGCTCCTGGATTTTAACCATTTTTACAACATGACAGCAGACAGTCACAAGCAGCTGATTGACCTCATTCAAGACTTTTTTGGAGACAAGCTGGTGCCCTCGTACTTCATCGCAACAAAGCCCCAGGATATTTCTCTCAGGAGTCTGTATGCTACACCACACagagtgtttgttttttaccaGGCAGGGTACTTTCTCACTGAAGCTGGACTGTGGCCAAGTAGTGCTATTGTTGCTCCATGGGCAGACACTGACGATGTGAAGATAATGGTGGAGTTCTTAGAAAACTGGTATAAGACCAAAGCTTTTAGCTGGCAGTTTACAGTGGCACAAGGGGTAGTGACCCCAAGCTACAACACAGTTGCAAAACATCTATGTACAACATTAAAGAAGATAAGTGTGCCTGCCACATCAACTTTCACGGACTGGGTAGCCAGCAAGACTGCAGGTCAGCATGGCCTAAATATCTGCATAGCAGATTTTGTGGAAACAAATCTGTTCATTCCTACCG
Protein-coding regions in this window:
- the LOC112571569 gene encoding PI-PLC X domain-containing protein 3-like, encoding MTELACESLSQQLMETIQRKSSDWMSLLPEHVLDRPLTQVAIPGSHDSFAFYLDEKSPVAMDMPRPVRLFADSFCCLGKRVTCDWSLTQSLDVLQQLQAGIRYFDIRTCVKPGSSGEFFVLHGLYGHRIRNLLLSVLSFLYVHPKEVVLLDFNHFYNMTADSHKQLIDLIQDFFGDKLVPSYFIATKPQDISLRSLYATPHRVFVFYQAGYFLTEAGLWPSSAIVAPWADTDDVKIMVEFLENWYKTKAFSWQFTVAQGVVTPSYNTVAKHLCTTLKKISVPATSTFTDWVASKTAGQHGLNICIADFVETNLFIPTVISLNFK